The following proteins are co-located in the Engraulis encrasicolus isolate BLACKSEA-1 chromosome 2, IST_EnEncr_1.0, whole genome shotgun sequence genome:
- the arhgap17b gene encoding rho GTPase-activating protein 17b isoform X2, protein MKKQFNRMKQLANQTVGRAEKTEVLSDDLLQIERRMENVRSVSHNVHKKMQLCLQGQAGADVDKRHKKLPLTGLAQAMKDGSGHLGDESLIGKMLDLCGEAEDKLAYDQSEHEVTIQRDILDPLNQLAEVDIPNILRNRKQLARLVLDYDSAKARHYQAIKSGHTNNQSILTKAKDEVDEALNKVEICKDQLAADMYNFFSKEGDYARYYVMLLQAQADYHRRSLDVIEKALPNIQAQQDSWMEQPAFGSPLEDHLKRNGRDIALPIEACVMMLLETGMREEGLFRIAAGASKLKKLKAALDCSTSQLEDFYSDPHAVAGALKSYLRELPEPLMTFHLYDEWISASSFPDTDTRLQALWVACDKMPKHNYNNFRYLIKFLSKLAQDSDINKMTPSNIAIVLGPNLLWAKTEGSLAEMAAATSVHVVTIIEPIIQHADWFFPDDVDFNVSGQFAAPSFHPTSPGPLDGSDATPLERRRPGSLTGQSEGSGSESPRKDSVGSRESLTSICSNSSNSTPQQPQRNGPPGTGASTGGTPNQLSAGTPASGTKGPSPIINRRGTKKQAPAPPKPAQQSSTPTPQPAPTASTFTPSVTPCRPAPTPNPNPNLNSSGPAPSPQPTALPRRQSTSQMPLHAPNHPPPQPPQAPSSIAVVGGGGGGAAEPEPESPSTPTPPDTPPHDTGSLPRPKPAPRPRARPNVPPPPNPPTNGVCGGSASKIITDV, encoded by the exons ATTGAACGTCGGATGGAAAATGTGCGATCAGTCTCACACAACGTCCATAAGAAGATGCAGCTGTGCCTACAGGGTCAAGCTGGGGCTGATGTGGACAAAAGACAT AAAAAGCTTCCGCTCACAGGCCTGGCACAGGCCATGAAGGATGGAAGTGGTCACCTAGGAGACGAGTCTCTGATTGG taaGATGCTGGACTTGTGCGGAGAGGCTGAAGACAAGCTGGCGTATGATCAGAGCGAACATGAAGTGACGATCCAGAGAGACATCCTGGATCCTCTGAACCAGCTAGCAGAG GTGGACATTCCCAACATATTAAGGAATAGGAAGCAGTTAGCCAGGCTGGTCCTCGACTATGACTCAGCCAAAGCCCG ACATTATCAGGCCATAAAGTCTGGTCATACTAATAACCAGTCCATTTTGACCAAGGCCAAAGATGAGGTGGACGAGGCCCTCAACAAAGTGGAGATATGCAAG GATCAACTGGCTGCAGACATGTACAACTTCTTTTCAAAGGAAGGAGACTATGCCCGCTATTATGTCATG ctcctccaggctcAGGCTGACTACCATCGGCGGTCACTAGATGTCATTGAAAAGGCCCTGCCAAACATACAGGCCCAGCAAG attcCTGGATGGAGCAGCCGGCGTTCGGGTCTCCTCTGGAGGACCACCTGAAGCGTAACGGCCGGGACATCGCTCTGCCCATCGAGGCCTGCGTCATGATGCTGCTGGAGACAGGCATGAGGGAAgag GGCCTCTTCCGCATCGCAGCGGGAGCCTCCAAACTGAAAAAGTTGAAGGCGGCGTTGGACTGTTCCACTTCCCAGCTGGAGGACTTCTACTCTGACCCCCACGCCGTCGCTG GAGCGCTGAAATCCTACCTGAGGGAGCTGCCGGAGCCCCTCATGACCTTTCACCTTTATGATGAATGGATCTCAGCCTCAAG ttttccagacacagacacacggctCCAAGCCCTATGGGTGGCATGTGACAAAATGCCAAAGCACAACTACAATAATTTTAG GTATTTGATCAAGTTCTTGTCCAAGCTTGCTCAAGACAGTGACATCAACAAGATGACTCCAAGCAACATTGCCATAGTGCTGGGGCCCAACCTGCTCTGGGCCAAAACAGAAGG GTCTCTGGCTGAGATGGCAGCCGCCACTTCTGTCCATGTGGTTACCATCATCGAGCCCATCATTCAACACGCTGACTGGTTTTTCCCTGATG ATGTGGACTTCAACGTGTCAGGCCAGTTTGCGGCCCCTTCGTTCCACCCCACCTCGCCGGGTCCCCTGGATGGCAGTGATGCGACGCCCCTGGAGCGGAGGAGGCCGGGGAGCCTGACAGGGCAGTCGGAGGGCAGCGGCAGCGAGAGCCCCCGCAAAGACAG CGTGGGCAGCCGAGAGAGCCTGACCTCCATCTGCTCCAACTCCTCCAACTCCACTCCGCAGCAGCCCCAGAGGAACGGACCCCCAGGGACGGGAGCCTCCACTGGAGGGACACCCAACCAGCTGAGCGCAGGAACCCCAGCATCTGGCACCAAAGGGCCCAGCCCCATCATCAATCGTAGAG GCACAAAGAAGCAGGCTCCAGCTCCTCCCAAGCCAGCCCAACAGAGCAGCACCCCGACGCCCCAGCCGGCACCCACTGCCTCCACCTTCACCCCATCAGTCACTCCATGCCGGCCCGCCCCAACccctaaccccaaccccaacctcaaCTCCTCAGGACCTGCACCCTCCCCCCAGCCCACAGCCTTGCCCCGTCGCCAGTCCACCTCCCAGATGCCCCTGCACGCCCCCAACCACCCGCCTCCTCAGCCCCCACAGGCCCCTAGTAGTATTGCTGttgttggaggtggaggtggtggtgctgctgaacCAGAGCCAGAGTctcccagcacccccaccccaccggACACTCCTCCCCACGACACAGGCTCCTTACCCAGGCCCAAGCCGGCCCCCAGGCCCAGAGCGCGGCCCAACGTCCCTCCgccacccaacccccccaccaatGGAGTCTGCGGAGGCTCAGCCTCCAAGATCATCACAG ATGTGTGA
- the arhgap17b gene encoding rho GTPase-activating protein 17b isoform X1 gives MKKQFNRMKQLANQTVGRAEKTEVLSDDLLQIERRMENVRSVSHNVHKKMQLCLQGQAGADVDKRHKKLPLTGLAQAMKDGSGHLGDESLIGKMLDLCGEAEDKLAYDQSEHEVTIQRDILDPLNQLAEVDIPNILRNRKQLARLVLDYDSAKARHYQAIKSGHTNNQSILTKAKDEVDEALNKVEICKDQLAADMYNFFSKEGDYARYYVMLLQAQADYHRRSLDVIEKALPNIQAQQDSWMEQPAFGSPLEDHLKRNGRDIALPIEACVMMLLETGMREEGLFRIAAGASKLKKLKAALDCSTSQLEDFYSDPHAVAGALKSYLRELPEPLMTFHLYDEWISASSFPDTDTRLQALWVACDKMPKHNYNNFRYLIKFLSKLAQDSDINKMTPSNIAIVLGPNLLWAKTEGSLAEMAAATSVHVVTIIEPIIQHADWFFPDDVDFNVSGQFAAPSFHPTSPGPLDGSDATPLERRRPGSLTGQSEGSGSESPRKDSVGSRESLTSICSNSSNSTPQQPQRNGPPGTGASTGGTPNQLSAGTPASGTKGPSPIINRRGTKKQAPAPPKPAQQSSTPTPQPAPTASTFTPSVTPCRPAPTPNPNPNLNSSGPAPSPQPTALPRRQSTSQMPLHAPNHPPPQPPQAPSSIAVVGGGGGGAAEPEPESPSTPTPPDTPPHDTGSLPRPKPAPRPRARPNVPPPPNPPTNGVCGGSASKIITEGDLKSMGRALIPDINMDQAPAPDPPSPDPELQPESTAL, from the exons ATTGAACGTCGGATGGAAAATGTGCGATCAGTCTCACACAACGTCCATAAGAAGATGCAGCTGTGCCTACAGGGTCAAGCTGGGGCTGATGTGGACAAAAGACAT AAAAAGCTTCCGCTCACAGGCCTGGCACAGGCCATGAAGGATGGAAGTGGTCACCTAGGAGACGAGTCTCTGATTGG taaGATGCTGGACTTGTGCGGAGAGGCTGAAGACAAGCTGGCGTATGATCAGAGCGAACATGAAGTGACGATCCAGAGAGACATCCTGGATCCTCTGAACCAGCTAGCAGAG GTGGACATTCCCAACATATTAAGGAATAGGAAGCAGTTAGCCAGGCTGGTCCTCGACTATGACTCAGCCAAAGCCCG ACATTATCAGGCCATAAAGTCTGGTCATACTAATAACCAGTCCATTTTGACCAAGGCCAAAGATGAGGTGGACGAGGCCCTCAACAAAGTGGAGATATGCAAG GATCAACTGGCTGCAGACATGTACAACTTCTTTTCAAAGGAAGGAGACTATGCCCGCTATTATGTCATG ctcctccaggctcAGGCTGACTACCATCGGCGGTCACTAGATGTCATTGAAAAGGCCCTGCCAAACATACAGGCCCAGCAAG attcCTGGATGGAGCAGCCGGCGTTCGGGTCTCCTCTGGAGGACCACCTGAAGCGTAACGGCCGGGACATCGCTCTGCCCATCGAGGCCTGCGTCATGATGCTGCTGGAGACAGGCATGAGGGAAgag GGCCTCTTCCGCATCGCAGCGGGAGCCTCCAAACTGAAAAAGTTGAAGGCGGCGTTGGACTGTTCCACTTCCCAGCTGGAGGACTTCTACTCTGACCCCCACGCCGTCGCTG GAGCGCTGAAATCCTACCTGAGGGAGCTGCCGGAGCCCCTCATGACCTTTCACCTTTATGATGAATGGATCTCAGCCTCAAG ttttccagacacagacacacggctCCAAGCCCTATGGGTGGCATGTGACAAAATGCCAAAGCACAACTACAATAATTTTAG GTATTTGATCAAGTTCTTGTCCAAGCTTGCTCAAGACAGTGACATCAACAAGATGACTCCAAGCAACATTGCCATAGTGCTGGGGCCCAACCTGCTCTGGGCCAAAACAGAAGG GTCTCTGGCTGAGATGGCAGCCGCCACTTCTGTCCATGTGGTTACCATCATCGAGCCCATCATTCAACACGCTGACTGGTTTTTCCCTGATG ATGTGGACTTCAACGTGTCAGGCCAGTTTGCGGCCCCTTCGTTCCACCCCACCTCGCCGGGTCCCCTGGATGGCAGTGATGCGACGCCCCTGGAGCGGAGGAGGCCGGGGAGCCTGACAGGGCAGTCGGAGGGCAGCGGCAGCGAGAGCCCCCGCAAAGACAG CGTGGGCAGCCGAGAGAGCCTGACCTCCATCTGCTCCAACTCCTCCAACTCCACTCCGCAGCAGCCCCAGAGGAACGGACCCCCAGGGACGGGAGCCTCCACTGGAGGGACACCCAACCAGCTGAGCGCAGGAACCCCAGCATCTGGCACCAAAGGGCCCAGCCCCATCATCAATCGTAGAG GCACAAAGAAGCAGGCTCCAGCTCCTCCCAAGCCAGCCCAACAGAGCAGCACCCCGACGCCCCAGCCGGCACCCACTGCCTCCACCTTCACCCCATCAGTCACTCCATGCCGGCCCGCCCCAACccctaaccccaaccccaacctcaaCTCCTCAGGACCTGCACCCTCCCCCCAGCCCACAGCCTTGCCCCGTCGCCAGTCCACCTCCCAGATGCCCCTGCACGCCCCCAACCACCCGCCTCCTCAGCCCCCACAGGCCCCTAGTAGTATTGCTGttgttggaggtggaggtggtggtgctgctgaacCAGAGCCAGAGTctcccagcacccccaccccaccggACACTCCTCCCCACGACACAGGCTCCTTACCCAGGCCCAAGCCGGCCCCCAGGCCCAGAGCGCGGCCCAACGTCCCTCCgccacccaacccccccaccaatGGAGTCTGCGGAGGCTCAGCCTCCAAGATCATCACAG AAGGGGATCTGAAGAGTATGGGGAGGGCCCTCATTCCCGACATCAATATGGACCAGGCTCCGGCCCCTGACCCTCCTTCCCCAGACCCTGAGCTCCAACCAGAAAGCACAGCCCTGTGA